The following proteins come from a genomic window of Metarhizium brunneum chromosome 2, complete sequence:
- the asaE_4 gene encoding MFS transporter asaE produces MAAPSSERKGSSSGSQSTMTVAQREGHDMPDANNLYPGDKSDEEKAPPTPEEPVVADGGTVAWLVVLGAWCVSFCSFGWINSVGAFQEYYQHNMLSSYSASTISWIPSLQIFFMNALGPAVGMLYDRYGPRQLLLAGSVLHVFGLMMCSLGTQYYQILLAQGVCSAIGVSAIFQPSINVIHGWFNKKRGAAFGILATGSSLGGVIFPIMVSRLIRQVGFPWAMRTCAFLILALLIVANLTIRAAHPPRPQKLTKAQLAKPFSEFDFVFLCAGFFCFTFGIFVPIDYLPVQALDAGVDPNLVQYLLSILNAASLFGRLFSGIVGDKIGRYNIFVTVCALTGIWVLALWIPSSSTGGIIAFAALFGFCSGAYVSLIGPLVAQISPLREIGFRTGIIFFIASIGGLTTNPISGAILGDDKNWVGVKVFAGVFCFAGTFLVLIARIRRTGWKLAVVF; encoded by the exons ATGGCTGCGCCTTCGAGTGAGAGGAAAGGCTCCTCTAGTGGTTCACAATCTACCATGACCGTTGCACAACGTGAGGGGCACGACATGCCCGACGCCAATAATCTGTATCCTGGCGACAAATCagacgaggaaaaggccCCCCCTACTCCCGAGGAACCGGTTGTTGCTGATGGAGGCACCGTTGCTTGGCTGGTTGTTCTGGGGGCGTGGTGTGTCTCGTTTTGCAGTTTTGGCTGGATCAACA GTGTCGGAGCGTTTCAGGAATACTACCAGCACAACATGTTGTCGTCATACTCGGCCAGCACCATCTCTTGGATCCCGTCACTACAAATCTTCTTCATGAACGCCTTG GGCCCCGCGGTAGGCATGCTCTACGATAGATATGGCCCTCGAcaactcctcctcgccggcagTGTCCTCCACGTCTTTGGGCTCATGATGTGTTCCCTCGGGACGCAATACTACCAAATCCTATTAGCTCAAGGTGTCTGCTCGGCCATTGGCGTTTCTGCCATCTTCCAGCCAT CAATCAACGTCATCCACGGCTGGTTCAACAAGAAGCGCGGCGCGGCGTTCGGCATTCTCGCAACCGGCTCCtccctcggcggcgtcatcTTCCCCATCATGGTCTCGCGCCTCATCCGCCAAGTCGGCTTCCCGTGGGCCATGAGAACCTGCGCATTCCTCATCCTGGCcctcctcatcgtcgccaaccTCACCATCCGCGCCGCCCATCCGCCGCGCCCGCAAAAGCTCACCAAGGCGCAGCTCGCAAAGCCCTTTTCCGAGTTCGACTTTGTATTCCTGTGCGCgggcttcttctgcttcacgTTTGGCATCTTCGTGCCCATTGACTATCTGCCCGTCCAGGCGCTCGATGCTGGCGTGGACCCCAACTTGGTGCAGTACCTGCTGTCGATCCTCAACGCCGCAAGTCTCTTTGGGCGGTTGTTTTCGGGAATCGTGGGGGACAAGATTGGCCGGTACAACATTTTCGTGACGGTTTGCGCCCTTACGGGCATATGGGTTCTTGCGCTCTGGATCCCGAGCTCCAGCACTGGCGGCATCATTGCGTTTGCGGCGCTGTTTGGTTTCTGTAGCGGCGCGTACGTGTCGCTTATTGGGCCGCTGGTTGCGCAGATTTCGCCGCTGCGGGAAATCGGCTTCAGGACCGGTATTATATTCTTTATTGCGTCCATTGGTGGGTTGACGACGAACCCTATTAGTGGCGCCATTTTGGGAGATGACAAGAACTGGGTGGGCGTAAAGGTGTTTGCAGGTGTATTTTGCTTTGCGGGAACCTTTTTGGTTCTCATTGCAAGAATTCGCAGGACGGGATGGAAGTTGGCGGTTGTGTTTTAA